GGTTGCTGCTTGTTTTGTGCCATTTCCGTACGCAATTGATGATCACCAGACCGCCAATGCTCGTTTTTTGTCCGATGCAAAGGCAGCAATGCTGATGTCTCAAACGGAGTTAGACGCAGCTACGTTGGCAAACTTGATTCTTGGATTGCAGCGCGAGGATTTAGCTGAAATGGCCATGAAAGCGCAGGCGCTTGCAAAGTTTCGTGCGACCGAGGAAGTAGCCTCAATTTGCGAGGAGTGCGCTCGATGAAGCATATCGTTCAGCACATTCATTTTGTAGGAATTGGCGGAGCCGGCATGTGCGGCATTGCCGAAGTGCTGCTCAATTTAGGCTATCGCGTTTCCGGATCGGATTTAGCGGAGTCCGCGGTGACTAAGCGATTAATTGGTTTGGGCGCACAAATTACGATTGGGCACGATGCGAAGAATATCGGCGATGCCGAAGCAGTGGTAATTTCGTCGGCGGTCACTGGTAATAATCCAGAAGTGCTTGCTGCAAGAGCCAATCGGATTCCGGTGATCCAGCGCGCAGTGATGCTTGGGGAGTTAATGCGTTTAAAGCAGGGAATCGCAATCGCTGGTACGCATGGCAAAACCACGACAACAAGTTTAGTTGCCTCGGTCCTTGCAGAGGGTGGCTTCGATCCAACCTTCGTGATTGGTGGAAAGTTAAATTCTGCGGGCGTCAATGCACGCTTAGGGCAGGGTGACTTCATTGTGGTGGAGGCCGATGAATCGGATGCCTCGTTCTTGCAACTCTATCCAGCCATGGAAGTGATCACCAATATCGATGCGGATCATATGGATACCTATCAGCACGATATGACCCGTTTAAAGCAAACCTTTGTGCAATTTACGCAACGCATGCCATTCTATGGAATCGCAGTACTTTGCATTGAAGATAGTAATGTTCGAGATATTCTGCCGTTTGTTTCGCAACCAATCTTACGCTACGGATTTTCTGAAGAGGCTGATATTCGCGCAACGGATATCAAAGCCGTTGGCACGCAAATGCACTTTACAGTTCATCGTCGCGCAATTCGGCGGCATGGTCCCCGACCCGGACCCTTGTCGATGGTTCTTAATTTGCCGGGTAAGCACAATGTTCTTAATGCATTAGCGGCGATTGGAATTGCAACCGAACTAGGCGTGAGTGATGAGGCAATTACAAATGCCTTAGGAAAATTTAGCGGTGTCGGGCGTCGGTTCCAACACTATGGGGATATTGCGTTAGCGGGTGGCGGAGTATTTACCTTGATAGATGATTATGGTCATCATCCCGTTGAAATGAATGCAACCTTAGCGGCTGCACGTGGCGCGTATCCAAATCGGCGTTTAGTTTTAGCATTTCAGCCCCATCGATTTACTCGTACTCGCGATTGTTTTGGTGAATTTGTCAATGTGTTGCGCCAGTTTGATGCGGTGGTCCTCACCAACGTGTATCCGGCTGGTGAGGCACGCATTGCCGGTGCGGACAGTAAAAGCTTGATGAAAGCATTAGGTAAAGCGACTGCAGTCCAAGTGGTTGAAGATCTTCAGGAGATTCCTGCTGCATTAAGTGGACTTCTCCAAAATGGTGATGTCTTGATTACGATGGGCGCTGGCTCCATTTCCAAATTGCCCCAGATGCTCGTGGAGAATGGCCATGGCTAATCCTCAAACGATCCATTCTTGGGGTCAGCAGGTTGCT
This DNA window, taken from Polynucleobacter sp. HIN5, encodes the following:
- the murC gene encoding UDP-N-acetylmuramate--L-alanine ligase — protein: MKHIVQHIHFVGIGGAGMCGIAEVLLNLGYRVSGSDLAESAVTKRLIGLGAQITIGHDAKNIGDAEAVVISSAVTGNNPEVLAARANRIPVIQRAVMLGELMRLKQGIAIAGTHGKTTTTSLVASVLAEGGFDPTFVIGGKLNSAGVNARLGQGDFIVVEADESDASFLQLYPAMEVITNIDADHMDTYQHDMTRLKQTFVQFTQRMPFYGIAVLCIEDSNVRDILPFVSQPILRYGFSEEADIRATDIKAVGTQMHFTVHRRAIRRHGPRPGPLSMVLNLPGKHNVLNALAAIGIATELGVSDEAITNALGKFSGVGRRFQHYGDIALAGGGVFTLIDDYGHHPVEMNATLAAARGAYPNRRLVLAFQPHRFTRTRDCFGEFVNVLRQFDAVVLTNVYPAGEARIAGADSKSLMKALGKATAVQVVEDLQEIPAALSGLLQNGDVLITMGAGSISKLPQMLVENGHG